From a single Metopolophium dirhodum isolate CAU chromosome 6, ASM1992520v1, whole genome shotgun sequence genomic region:
- the LOC132947815 gene encoding uncharacterized protein LOC132947815: MDAMDTISSTANKLLKEFSLDNRYEVISLTAYEGKINIQENINNFLDKEFIECKSCKSERVITASIKNHLLIELLSLPTDLEASISISNLSDIGAIQNNYAGEVHLYLDDIPKTIKINDIYFLRGAIGFCGQDRWGLRVTTGHYKAFAYRSNDQWEVYDDLRDGISLNTKKKENIEMLLYSK; the protein is encoded by the exons atggatGCAATGGATACAATTTCATCAACAGCCAATAAGCTGTTAAAAG AATTTTCTTTAGACAATAGATATGAAGTAATATCATTGACTGCTTATGAGGGGAAAATAAACATTcaagaaaatattaacaacttCTTAGATAAGGAATTTATTGAGTGTAAAAGCTGCAAAAGTGAGAGAGTTATAACTGCCAGCATAAAAAACCATTTGTTGATAGAACTACTATCATTACCTACag ATCTAGAAGCATCAATAAGCATATCCAATCTGAGTGATATAGGAGCAATCCAAAACAATTATGCAGGAGAAGTCCATTTGTATTTAGATGATAttccaaaaacaataaaaattaatgatatttattttttgagagGAGCTATAGGGTTTTGTGGACAAGACCGGTGGGGATTAAGAGTGACCACAGGACACTATAAAGCGTTTGCATACAGATCAAATGACCAATGGGAAGTGTATGATGATCTCAGAGATGGCatatcattaaatacaaaaaagaaggaaaatattgaaatgctattgtattcaaaataa